The Chryseobacterium glaciei DNA window TTTAATAAAAATTTTAAATGATTAGTTAATGAAAAAAATATTTCTCCTCATTTTTTTATGCATTTTCACTCTTGGGTTTTCTCAAAAGAAGAAAAAGGGCAAATCTAAGGCTATTGTTGAAAAAGAAACATTAATCATCTACACAGAAAACGATGCCGAAAGTACAAAAGAAGCCAGAATTATTGCAGGATTTTTAAAACAAAATCCGGGTCACGCAAAAACAGATTATTTTAAAAAGAAATTGATAGAAATAATTATGGCAGATAATTCTCCGGAAGCAAAACCAACAATTAAACCTCTTAGTAAAGAAAAGGTTGAAAAAATTGTTAATAATAACGAATTAAACAATTCTAAAACAATTGCTTCCAATGCAAATAATAGTAAGACTGCTGCTACGCCAAGTAAGACGGTAAATTATGCAAGTGTGGGAAGCGCAGCTAAAAAAACAGAGCCAAGCGAGAAAAATAAGAGAACGGCCGCGATGTTAACGCACATGTTTAATAATGATCCGGCGGATAAGGAAGCTTATATTAATATTAAAAACAGATCAAAATGTAATTTAATTGTAAAAATAAGCGGAAAAAAATATTATAATCTTGATGTTCCGGCGAACAGCCAAAATTATCTTTTAGTGGATAAGGGAGAATACATTTTAACAACAATGGTATGTGATGCAAAATATTCTTCACTGAAAAGAATTACTAAAGATATTGAGATCGAATTGAATCTTAGAGATGATTAAATAAATCTCGCTCGAAACTAAATAAAAAAAGCGGCTAAGAATTTCTTAACCGCTTTTTATTTTATCCTTTATATTGCCCCATTGCAATAAATTTGTCTTGTCTTTGGGTTTCAAGTTCTTGTCCTGTGAATTTAGAAAAAGCCTTGATGTTTTGTAGAATTGACGTTTTCAGATTCAAATAAGTTGCTGCAGGATCGTAATGTGCTCCTCCAAGCGGTTCTTCAATGATTCCGTCAATAAATTTCTCTCTTAAGGCATCTTTTGGAGTCAGGTTTAATGCATTTGCAGCATCTTCTTTGTGATCCCAGTTTCTCCATAAGATAGAAGAACAGCTTTCCGGTGCAATTACTGTGTACCAAGTGTTTTCAAGCATATAAACTTTGTTTCCAACACCGATTCCTAAGGCACCACCACTTGCTCCTTCACCAATGATATACGTAAAGATCGGAGTTTTTAACTGAACCATTGTAAAAATGTTTCTTGCGATAGCTTCTCCCTGACCTCTTTCTTCAGCTTCCAACCCAGGATAAGCTCCCGGAGTATCAACCAAAGTTACCACAGGAATGTTGAATTTTTCAGCAAGCTTCATTAGTCGTAAAGCTTTTCTGTATCCTTCAGGATTTGGCATTCCAAATCTTCTGTGCTGTCTTTCTTTAGTTGTTCTGCCTTTTTGAGTTCCAATGATCATTATTTTCTGACCATCAAGAGTTGCCAAACCACCGATCATTGCAGGATCATCTGCAAAGTTTCTGTCTCCGTGAAGTTCAAGGAAGCTTCCTTTGTCCACCATTCCGCTGATATAATCAAGGGTATAAGGACGATCCGGATGACGGGATAGTTGTACTCTCTGCCAAGGCGTAAGGTTTCCATAGATTTCTTTCTTCTTCTCTATGATCTTGTCCTCAATCTGGCTGCATGCTAATTTTACATCAACACCACTTTCTTCTCCTACCAAAGAACATGTCTGGTATTGCTCCATTAGTTCTTGTATAGGAAGTTCGAAACTTAAATATTCCATTTCTTGAAGTAAATTAAATCTTTCAAATTTATGAAAAATTATGGATTTTTATTTAAAATTATTTACAGCATTGTTTATTCTTGCTATACTTTCTTGTTTTCCGATGATTTCTAAAATGTCTGGAACGTCTGGTCCCTTCAATTCTCCAACCAGGGCTAAACGAAGTGGCATCATTACTTTACCCATTCCAAGACCTTTGTTTTCAGCGAAATCATGTATTGCCTGTTTCAATGTTTCAGAAATAAATTCTGTGTTTTCTAATGTTGTAGCAAATTCACCTAAAATAGTAGAAGTTTCATCATTCCAAGCTTTTTTTGATGCTTTTTCATCATAAGAAGTTGGAGCTTCGAAGAAAAATTTTCCGTTTTCGTAAATATCTTTCGGGAAAGTGGCTCTTTCTTTCATCAGGTGAATAATCTTCAATAATTTTTCATCTTCAATATTTAAATTTAAATCTGAATTTTTCAAAATTTGAAGCAATTCTTCGTCAGATTTTAATTGAATATACTGATGGTTAAACCATTCCGATTTTTCTTTACTAAATCTTGCACCTGCTTTATGAACTTTATGAAGATCAAATTCTTTGACCATATTTTCTAAAGGCAAAATTTCCTTATCATCTGCAGGAGACCAACCTAATAATGCAACCATGTTGATGAATGCTTCCGGAAGATATCCACTTTCTCTATAACCTTTAGAAACGTTTCCTGTTGCAGGATCTGTAAAGTTTAATGGAAATACCGGGAATCCGAATTTATCACCGTCTCTTTTGCTTAATTTGCCTTTTCCTTCTGGTTTTAAAATCAATGAAAGGTGAGCAAATTCTGGAGCTTCCCAAGCCATTGCTTCATATAATAAAGTGTGTAAACCTAAAGATGGCAACCATTCTTCCCCACGGATTACGTGAGAAATTTCCATTTCGTGGTCATCGATGATGTTGGCGAAATGGTAAGTTGGCATTCCGTCGTTTTTAACTAAAACTTTATCATCTAGTGTATTAGTATTTACAGAAGAATTCCCTCTGATGATATCTACAAGATTCAAAGTTCTGTCGATTGGCATTTTAAATCTTACAACATACGGAGTTTTTTCGTCCAATAGTTTTTGAACTTCCTCTTCAGAAAGGGTAAGACTGTTTTTTAGACGGTTTCTTGTTTTGTTGTCATAAGAGAAAACATCTCCTTTAGCTTCATATTCAGCACGGATAATGTCTAATTCTTCAGCCGTATCAAAAGCAATATAAGCATAATCTGTTTTCAAGATCTGGTCTGTATATCTATCGTAGATATCTCTTCTTTCAGACTGTCTATATGGAGCAAATTTTCCTCCTTTTTTAGGACTTTCGTCAGGAATGATGCCGCACCATTCTAATGCTTCTTCGATATATTCTTCAGCTCCTTCTACATATCTTGCAGTATCTGTATCTTCAATTCTCAATACAAACTCGCCACCCTGATTTTTAGCAAAAAGATAATCATATAATGCGGTTCTTACGCCTCCCAAATGTAAAGGTCCGGTAGGACTTGGAGCAAAACGTACTCTAACTTTCTCCATTTCAATTAAAATTTTGATGCAAATTTACTTAAAATTATGTGTTTTAATGATGTTTAATGATGTTTAATGATGTTTAATGCTTTCGATATTGGCTTTTTTGTTTTGAATATTTACATTTGTATAAATTAATAAGAAGTAAGTCATGTTAGAAATCGGAGAAAGACCTTGGGGAAAATATTTTGTTTTGGCAGATGAGCCAAATTATAAATTAAAAAGAATAGAAGTAAACCCTGGACAAAAACTGTCTTATCAGTATCATCATAAGAGACAGGAGCAGTGGACGATCATCGAAGGTGATGCTACAATCGTTCTGGATGATAAAGAAATTAGTCTAAAATACGGTGAAAGTATTTTCATTCCTTTGGGTGCAAAACACAGAATGATGAATCTTTCTGAAAAACCTGTTGTTTTCATTGAAGTACAGACAGGGACTTATTTTGGGGAAGATGATATTGTGAGGATTGATGATGAGTATGATAGAGCTTAATTAAAGGATCTAAATAACAATATTTTTTAAACAGTAAGAATTTTATGATTTTTACTGTTTTTTTTATCTTAATATCTACATTTGTATTTTCTAAATGGAGAAATTAAAATAGAAAGATAAAATGGATCATAATATTTCGCTTTTAATAGGATTAAAGAACAATTTACAGTATTCTAAAAGTTGTTATAACTCAATAAGAGAAAACTATCCTGATACCGAAATTGTTTTTGTAAGTTACGGAAGTTCCGATGGAACCGATGAATGGCTGAATTCTTTGAAAGATGAAAATCTTGTTTATTTTTCAAGCCCGGAAGAAAAAACTCTTTCAGATACGTATAATAAAGCAATGGAAATTTCTACTAAAAATTATGTGTGTTTTTTACATAATGATATGGTTATTGGTAGAAATTTTTTATCCGAAATAAGCAACTCGTTATTAAAATACAACCTTGTTTATTATAAAGTAATTGAACCTCCTGTTTTTGCATCAGATAAAAGACTTTGGAAAGAGATTCAGGATTTTGGAAGTGATTTTGAAACATTCAAATTTGATGATTTTTTTAAATTCGAGAGTAATCAGGAAAAGCAAGAAGGAGCGTATACAGAAGATGTAAGTTTTTTCTTAGCTGCTAAAAGAGAAATATTACTAAAAATAAATGGCTTGGACCCACTTTTTAAACCAATGTTTTGTGAAGATGATGATTTGATCTTGAGATTAAGAATGTCAGGCGAAAAAACATTTGTTTGTCCAAATGCAATAGTTTATCATTTTGTAAGCAAAACATCTAGATTTTCTGAAGAGTTTGAGAAAAAAACAAAAAAGATAGAAGAAAATTCGCTTCGTAACTTTATAAGAAAATGGGGATTTGTAAATCAGTCTAAGACGAAAAGTAAGCTTAATTATGGCTTAATTCTTGAAAATCCGAATGAGGAATCAATTAGAACATTAGAAATATTTGTAGATCACATTTATTCTGATTATGATGCCAGCGAATATATTAAAGATGAACAAAAAAATACATTGTTTAATTTAAAAGAAAAATTTAAGCCTAAAAATGCAGATCTTTCTGATGATATTCTAATAAAATTCGATGCAAAAAAACTTTCTGAAAAAAACATGCATAGTTTTAGAAATCTCGCTGATATTATAGAAGAATTAAAGAATTCAAAGAAGAGTTTTTTTGATAAACTTTTCAGTAAACCCAATTTTTTTAAGATCAATAATTTGAAAATAGAGATTTTAAGGGAAAATTCTTATGAAAAACAATTAATAACCAGAAAATAATGTTTGATTTTTTTAAGCCAATTACAATTACTTATGGAATTACTGTTTGTAATGAATTTCAAGAACTAAAACTACTTTTAGACATCTTGTTACCTTTGATTGATAGTAATGACGAAATCCTTATTTTGCGTGATATAACCAACCCTGATCAAAAAGTTGGTGAATTATTGCATGAATATCAATCTAAAATAAAAGTTATTGAAGCAAAATTAGATGGTGATTTTGCAACTTTTAAAAATAAATTAATTGAAAATGCAAAATCAAAGTATCTTTTTCAGATTGATGCAGACGAATATCCTACAGAGCATTTTATAAAAACCTTAAAGCCATACCTGAAAAAAGAAAAAAGTGTAGAACTTTTTTTCGTTCCGAGAATCAATATTGTAGAAGGAATTACCGAAGAATACGTGAAAGAGATGGGCTGGAATATGAACGAGGAAGGATATATTAACTTTCCGGATTATCAGGCAAGAATTATTAAAAACAATAAAAAAATCTTCTGGAAAAATAAAGTACATGAAGTTTTGTACGGAAACAAAAATTTTACAGAAGTACCCAAAAATTACAATTTATCATTAATTCATAAAAAGAATTTTGAAAAGCAGAAAAAGCAAAATGATTTTTACGAAACTTTAGAAGATTAATTAAAAATATTAAGTATATAAAATGGCTGATTTAGGGATTAACGTTTTTGGATTTATTAATGGTGAATTTGGCATCGCTGAAGCTACAAGATCAAATTGTAAAGCGATACAGGCTGTTGATATGCCCATAAGTTTGATTAATTATAATGTAAATACCAATCATAATAATAACGATCTCACTTTTACAGAATTTTCTGATCATGCACCGCATCCGATTAATTTAATTCAGATTTCTCCATCGGAAACGCCTAATTTTTTTGATTATTTTGATCAGTCTTTTTTTAATGGTAAGTATAATATTCTTTATATGGCTTGGGAATCGGAAACTATTCCTGAAGATTATGTAATGAATATGAATCTTTTTGATGAAATCTGGACACCTTCAACCTATTGTAAAGAATGTATTGAAAAATACGTAAGCCTGCCGGTAAAGGTCATTCCGCATCCAATAGATATGCATTTGGAAACGACTAATGATGAGGATGCTTTGCATTTCTATGATAATAAACATTTTAATTTTCTTTTTATTTTTGACTACAACAGTTCTATTGAAAGAAAGAATGTAATTAATTTAATTAACGTTTTTCGCGAAACTTTTGATACGACTGAGAATAATGCCTTTTTGACGATCAAAACATCTCGTTCTGCAAAATTTCCAACGGAAAAAGAACAAATTTTACAAGCAATTGGAGATTCGAAAAAGATAAAAATTGTAGAAAAGATTTTTGATAAAAATGCATTAAATTATGTCATCAGTAATTGTGACAGTTATATTTCCCTTCATAGATCAGAAGGTTTTGGCCTAACCATGGCAGAAGCGATGTATTTTGGGAAGCCTGTAATTGCTACCGGATATTCAGGAAACCTACAGTTTATGAGTGATGAGAACAGCTTTTTAGTTGAAGCCGAAAAAGTTTCTTATGGCTCCAATGACCTTAATTATAGTTCGAATACAATCTGGTCTGAGCCTTCACTAAAAGAAGCTAAAGAATATTTAAAAATCGTTTATGAAGGAAAGGAAAATGTTCAAAGTGTCGCCGAAAAAGGGAGCCAGACAATTGCTGAAGACCTTTCATTAAAAAGAGTAGGAGAAGTGATTAAAGGCAGATGTCAAGAACTTTTTAACGAAGACAAAATCAGACAAAATAAATCAACCTTAATTAAATTATATGTTGAAAATATTTTACTGAGAAAAGACCTTCGAATTTATAAGAAAAGCGCTCCGATTCAATTTATTTACAATATAAAAATGTACATAAGAAACAAAAAAGGCAAGAAATAATTACTTCTTGCCTTTGATTTTTTTGAAGAAAAGATTTACCTTTTTTCTTATTTTATTATAAAGAGTTCGTTCCAGATAATTAACTTTTTTATTTAATTTTTCAATTTCGCTTAGATAGAAAACATTATTTACATTATTGCTGCCGTTGTTTTCTTTTTTATCAAATTCAGTAATAAAACGTAATCTTATTTTAAATAATTCGCCAATAGATTCAAGAGAAAAATTGTTTTCAATTTGAGATTTTGCGCTTTCTCTTATATCATTTAGTGAATCAAAATTATCCTTAATGTACTGTAATTTTTGAATGGCATCTCCCAGTCTTGGTTTTGCTAATGTTAAACCTTCATCAATTAAGCCTTTTGTATTCGAAGTTTTGATAAAATCATACTGAATCAAAAAACTGTTATTCACATTCATAAAATCCAGGTTTCCGGAATATCCCGTTCCTACTACAATTTTTCCGTAAACCATTGCTTCTGCCATGGTTAAGCCAAAGCCTTCCGAACCATGAAGAGAAATCAAAACATCAGACTGCTGAATCAAAGAATGTAATTTTTCTTTTGAAAAATGACCATTAATGATGATTACATTCGGAATGTTATTATATTTTTCTAATGCTTTTTGGGCATCTTTACTCCTTTCAAGATTGTGTGTTTTTACAATTAAAACACTTTCCTTTTCTTCTTTAAATACACTCGTAAAAGCTTCAAGAGTTGCCTCAGGATTCTTTCTGATTGTTGTACTCAAAGAATCAAAAATAGTAAGATAAATCTTTGAATTTTGGGGAATATTATATTCTTTTAGTTCAAATTCTTTTGAATCTTCTAACTTCTGAATCGGGTGAGAAAATCTGATAACAGGAATTCCTGTATACTTTGTAAAAATATTAACACAAAAATTGCTTGGAACCCAAAGCTCATCAAAGACATTTAAAATCTCTACTACTTTATCCGAAACTTCCGGAAATTCCCAAGCCCAATAAATGATATTGTAATAGCTGCTAAGATCTAGATCCTGATTTTTAGAAAAAAAATCATTAATGAAGTTAATATTTATATGGAAAACATTAATGGAAGTTTCATTTTTTGAGATAACACTATTTTCTATTCTCTCAAAAGTTTCGCTGGAATAATTGATGCGATTTACTTTTATGCCAATATTTTCCAGTGCTAAAGCATTTAATCGGGTTGCTTCAGAAATTCCAAAATTTCCGTCAAAAAAGCCATGATAATTTACACTCAACTGCATTTATTATAAAGTTTTAATTTTTTCTTTTACAGTTTCCAAAGAAAATGGCTTTAGACTGTCTATTGAATTGTTTCTTAGCGTATTCCATAACTCTTCATCACTGTTTAGTCGAAGAATAGCTTCAGCAAACGTTTTTTCGTCATTTGCGATCAATACATTTTTTTCATTTATTAATTGCATTCCTTCTGCGCCAATATCAGTCGTAACTACAGGGAAAAAGTATTCAAAAGCTTGTCCGATTTTTCCTTTAACTCCGGCTCCAAATCTTAGCGGAGCAACCATTATTTTTGAAGTCATAAAATGATCTTCAATGCTTTCAACAAAGCCCAGGAAATCAAATTTTGGAAATTGTTTTATATCTAATTTATCTGCAACGTTACCAATTACGCTTACTTTCAGTTCCGGATTTGTTTTCCAGACAAGAGGCATTATTTTCTCGTACAAAAATTTTACAGCATCGATATTGGGTTCGTGAATTGAGCCTATGAAAATAATTCCTTTACTTTCGTTGAACGATTTTCTTTCGGAAATATCAATTTTCGGGTAGTGAATATTTGAAATCGTGATGATTTTATTTTTATCTACATACTGGCTCATTACCTCTCTCTCTTTGTCTGAAATTGCAATAATATAATCCAATTTGGGAGCGATTACAGTTTCAAGATGGAAGAAATGTTTGTAGTTTTTCTTTAAAGAAATACGGCTAGGTTCAATCTCAATTGCTCTTTTATATCTTAAAAAATGAATGTCTACCATATCATACATGAATTTTGTATTTGGCAGAATGTTTTTCATTTTCTTATAAAATAAATTTAAGGCAAGTGGACCATTAAACCACACATAATCAATGTTTTTAAAAGCTGAAATGAAATTATAGATATTGTTATATTTCGTATTTTCTACAAATACAATTACCTGATGCTGTTTGTAGAATTTCACATAAGAATCGTCCTCAAACATATTGGGAGCGAATAGAATGCAGTTATAACCTAATTGTTTGTAGATCAAGATAATTTCCTTCAACCTGTTCGATCCGGAATCTTTATCATGAGTAGGGAAGTCCCTCGAAGCGAATAATATTGTTTTTTTTGAAGAATCAAATAATTCTATATTGACAATGTCATTGGTATTAAGAGCTTTGAGTTTTTCTTTTCTGTTGAAATATTTCTTAATTTTCTTTAGAATTCCCATTTATTAGTCTTTATTTAATTCAAAAACCCTGTTTGTCCAATAATCAAGCGTGTATTGATAATAGATATTCTCCGGAATTTTTTCATAAGGCTTATCAAAAAAATCTCTGTCAAGATTACTACAGGTTTCGTTTAAAACCAAAATGTTATTAGGATTATAAAAATCGTAATTTTTGATGGCCTCATTGTCTGTAATAATTTTTTTATCTAAAGCCAGCGCCTCAAATACCCTGAAACTTAGACCGTATTGATTTTCACGAGTCAAATCTAACAAAGCCTTTGAATTTTGGTAAAATTTAGGCAACTTTTCGTGACATATTTTTTTGATGCTGAAAATAATAGATAAATTTTCAGGAACAGTAGTAAACAGGTTTTTGATTTGATGTTTCCAACCTTTTTTTCCTATGATCATAATCTGAAATTTTAGATCAAGATCAATTAATCTTTTTGCAAGAGTTTTTATAAACGAAACTCTTTTATTATCATAGGAAGTGATGTAAAAAAGATCCATTTCAGGTTTTTGTGTATCATTTGAGAGATGAGGAAGATAAATGTAATTGGTTAGTTTTTCAAATCCAAATTTATCAATATCAGCAATATCGAATGAGAATATTTTATCAAAAAGTTTTAATTTATTTTCATTTACAGGAACTCTGTCGAGACTATCATAAAGATAAGTAATGAGTCTGTCTGTATGTTTTTTTATTTTTTCTAAAGTAGATATGCTGAATGTATCAGGATTTAAAACTAAAATCTGATCATAATGACCTTGTTCATCCAATGAATCCAGAACAAACTGCTGTCTTTTTTCTTTCTTTAGGTTTCTGTTGAGAAGAGTTTTGCTTAGGGCATTTGTAGCCCTTTCTCCAAAGTTAGAGTGAGTAATTGAAGCGATTTTAATATGATGAGCATTAATGCCTTTTTTGCTTAATGTCTCAACAATATATTGATCATATCCCCAGAAATCATAACTAATTATACAAATCTTCATCAACTAATTTTGCTCTTTTTTTAATGATTCATAAGTTTCAAAAACACTTAATGACTGCAGGTAGGAAAGCTGATAGCCTTCTTTACCGTCTAAAATTCCAAGCCTCATAATATAAGCTTTAAAAAACTTAAATGCCGTTTTAGAGTATTGAGCTAAAATACTGTATTTCTTACCTTTTATAGCTAATTCCTGTCCTTTTAAAACTCCATAATGAATCATCTTTTGTTTATACGACTCATAATCTGAAACGGAATAATGTAGGAGTTTATTTTTCAAAACTCCAATTGTTCCATTTACTTCCAGTGTTTCATGCACCATTTTTCCGGCTGTATATCTCGCCTTGGATCTTCTAAAAAGCCTAAAGTTTTTATCAGACTGTGTTCCGGAAAAATTAATAGGTTTATTGGCAAAAAAGAATTTTCTATAAAAATAATAGGCATCTTTTTGCTCAGGTTTATTTAGTTCATCTATAATTTCTTTTTTTAGCTCAGGAGTTATTCTCTCGTCACCATCGAGAAACAATACCCAATCATTCTTAGCTGCATCTAAAGCCACATTTCTTTGTTTTGTAAAGTCTTCAAATTTATTTTGAATTACTTTTACGTTTGGGAATTCTTTAGCAATTTCTATTGTGTTGTCTGTGCTGAAAGAATCAACTATAATGATCTCATCGCAAATGTCGAAACACTTTAGAACTTCCCGTATGTTTTTTTCTTCATTTTGTGTTATGATTAAGCCACTTATATCCATCATAACATATTTTTGATTTAGAAATATAAATTTAGTATCCTTCTAAAACAGTTTTAATCTACCAAAGATAAGTTTTAATTTGAATTTTATTAACGAATCTTTGCCTTTTATATCTATCCTACACAGCTCGTAAGGTTTGTTTGTAGGAAAATAATTCACTTTATTACCTATTCTTAATGCAAAATCAATTCCTAAATTTTTTAAAGTTGAAAAAAGTTTTAATTTTTTTTTGTTTTCTTTAGAATATTTTCCATATGGGTAGGCTAAAGTTGTTGAATACTTTATGCCTTGATCAGTAAGGATTTGCATATTTTTTTTCAAATCTTTCTCAACGAAATCATCAGAAACATTTCTGAAATTTTCATGGGCATGAGTGTGAAGTGCAATTTCAAAATATTTTTTATCTAAATTTCTGATGTCCTCAAAAGTCATCATTTCATAATTCTGATAACCTTCCTGAATAAATTTTGTTGAAATAAATATTGTTGCCTTTAGATCATATTTTTCCAGTAAAGAAGGTAAAAAATTAAAATTATTTTTATAACCGTCATCAAAGGTAAGAATTATACTTTTTTTTGCAGGCAGATCTATTTCTGTAAAAAACTTTGAAGTGTATTTTTTTTTTCTTAAATATTTAAATTGTTTTTCAAGATTTTCCAGATCTACAGTAAGGTCGTCATTACTTGTTTTTTCTACTTTATGATACATCAGAATGGGCAATCTGTTTTCGGGAAAAGCAAAAAGGTAAAGACGAAAGTACAGGATAACAAATAAAATTGTTGAAAATAAAACGAGATAAAGGATC harbors:
- a CDS encoding polysaccharide deacetylase family protein; the protein is MYHKVEKTSNDDLTVDLENLEKQFKYLRKKKYTSKFFTEIDLPAKKSIILTFDDGYKNNFNFLPSLLEKYDLKATIFISTKFIQEGYQNYEMMTFEDIRNLDKKYFEIALHTHAHENFRNVSDDFVEKDLKKNMQILTDQGIKYSTTLAYPYGKYSKENKKKLKLFSTLKNLGIDFALRIGNKVNYFPTNKPYELCRIDIKGKDSLIKFKLKLIFGRLKLF
- a CDS encoding glycosyltransferase family 2 protein, which produces MMDISGLIITQNEEKNIREVLKCFDICDEIIIVDSFSTDNTIEIAKEFPNVKVIQNKFEDFTKQRNVALDAAKNDWVLFLDGDERITPELKKEIIDELNKPEQKDAYYFYRKFFFANKPINFSGTQSDKNFRLFRRSKARYTAGKMVHETLEVNGTIGVLKNKLLHYSVSDYESYKQKMIHYGVLKGQELAIKGKKYSILAQYSKTAFKFFKAYIMRLGILDGKEGYQLSYLQSLSVFETYESLKKEQN